The following coding sequences are from one Oncorhynchus clarkii lewisi isolate Uvic-CL-2024 chromosome 20, UVic_Ocla_1.0, whole genome shotgun sequence window:
- the LOC139376863 gene encoding LOW QUALITY PROTEIN: ankyrin repeat domain-containing protein 1-like (The sequence of the model RefSeq protein was modified relative to this genomic sequence to represent the inferred CDS: deleted 2 bases in 1 codon), with protein MMDLILTQNRIDTGHFELRHWNTFYHTDILDMGLHSVEELVTGKRCEGKEAGQHLSGACSESVYEAAVNQEKQDGQRSHKDLIPEENENSTQEEITVVNLNTDKSGRLKLETVDDLFNILKLRKRRRERKVQNRKELEPEIIPDTVDEDTFLKAAMENKLPVIEKYLSDGGDPNVGDHFLRTALHKASSKGHVEIVKRLLEAGASIEKKDRLDATSVHWACRGGSLTTLELLLNEGGKFNSRDKLRSTPLHVAVRTGHNECAEHLIHCGADVNAKDRDGDTPMHDAVRINRFKMIRLLLMYGASLKTKNSEGKSPSENLLAWQSGAKNLLCNINNDKSVK; from the exons ATGATGGATCTCATCCTCACCCAGAACAGAATTGACACTGGCCACTTC GAGTTGAGACACTGGAATACTTTTTATCACACAGACATACTAGACATGGGACTGCACAGCGTTGAAGAGCTG GTCACTGGTAAAAGGTGTGAGGGAAAGGAGGCAGGCCAGCACCTATCGGGGGCGTGTTCAGAGAGTGTGTACGAGGCAGCCGTCAACCAGGAGAAACAGGATGGCCAGAGGTCACACAAAGACCTCATCCCAGAGGAGAATGAGAACAGCACTCAGGAGGAGATCACAGTTGTCAATCTCAAT ACCGACAAATCAGGCCGGCTGAAACTAGAGACCGTGGATGACCTTTTCAACATCCTGaaactgaggaagaggaggagggagaggaaggtgcAGAACAGGAAAGAACTTGAGCCAGAGATCATT CCCGACACAGTCGATGAAGACACGTTCCTGAAAGCAGCTATGGAAAATAAACTGCCTGTGATTGAGAAGTACCTGTCAGATGGAGGTGACCCCAACGTCGGTGATCAT TTCCTAAGGACAGCACTACACAAAGCCTCATCCAAGGGCCATGTGGAGATTGTGAAGAGACTGCTGGAGGCTGGGGCTTCCATTGAGAAGAAAGACAGa TTGGATGCCACTTCAGTACACTGGGCCTGCAGGGGAGGCAGCTTGACTACTCTGGAGCTGCTTCTCAATGAAGGAGGGAAGTTCAACTCCAGAGACAAG cTGCGCAGCACTCCTCTCCATGTGGCAGTGAGGACGGGACACAATGAATGTGCTGAGCACCTCATCCACTGTGGAGCAGACGTCAACGCTAAAGACAGA GATGGAGACACACCCATGCACGATGCTGTGAGGATAAACCGATTCAAAATGATCAGGCTGCTGCTGATGTATGGAGCCAGTCTTAAAACTAAGAACAGT GAAGGCAAGTCCCCTAGTGAGAATCTTCTGGCATGGCAGAGTGGTGCTAAAAACCTCCTGTGTAACATCAACAATGACAAATCTGTTAAATAG